A section of the Pseudovibrio sp. M1P-2-3 genome encodes:
- a CDS encoding FGGY-family carbohydrate kinase encodes MKDTVLVIDNGTQSLRALIFDFQGNLLFKCQLPITDYYSLEAGWSEINPGHLWELVGTACKRLWRQGAAPQAVRAIAVTAQRGTLITLGSRGEVIRNSITWMDERLEANNKPLPFALRTAFFCAGVSQSINKIREEAKVNWLAQNEPESWKQTQKVLQVSGFLNYRLTGLYKDSVASQVGYVPFDYKNKRWANSSHFLWKLFDVKASQLPELVQPGESIGPLNEEAASHLGLAPDLPVIAAASDKACEVVGSGAIDPTVACISYGTRATINIHSKTYFEIERPLPAYPAGVPDMFTPEASVILGYWMVNWFKNEFGHPEILRSQEMDTPTEAFFDELLEKTPPGSNGLVLYPKWGKDNGQNKNNKGAIIGFGEYHTRGHFYRSIIEGIAYELKYGLRKIERKSRMPVKTLRVSGGGSQSDAIMQITADIFGVTTERPHTFETAGLGAAISASVGIGVHNDFPSAMECMTRQTDIFTPDPETKELYKQLYNDVFRKIPGRLAPLNSALQSILPY; translated from the coding sequence ATGAAAGATACAGTACTTGTCATAGATAATGGTACCCAGAGTCTTCGTGCACTCATATTTGATTTCCAAGGTAATTTGCTCTTTAAATGCCAACTTCCCATTACTGACTACTACTCTTTAGAAGCGGGCTGGTCAGAAATAAACCCCGGCCACCTTTGGGAACTGGTGGGCACAGCCTGCAAACGACTATGGAGACAAGGGGCTGCCCCGCAAGCAGTCCGCGCAATTGCTGTCACCGCCCAGCGTGGTACCCTTATTACTCTGGGGTCGCGTGGTGAAGTCATTAGAAATTCTATTACCTGGATGGATGAGAGGCTTGAGGCTAACAATAAGCCCCTACCTTTTGCACTGCGTACTGCCTTTTTCTGTGCAGGTGTCTCCCAGTCGATCAATAAAATACGCGAAGAGGCAAAGGTAAACTGGCTTGCCCAGAATGAACCGGAATCTTGGAAGCAAACTCAAAAAGTCTTACAGGTTTCCGGCTTTTTAAACTACCGGTTAACGGGCCTCTATAAAGATTCAGTAGCATCTCAAGTGGGTTATGTTCCCTTTGACTATAAAAACAAGCGCTGGGCTAACTCTTCGCACTTCCTGTGGAAATTGTTCGATGTAAAAGCCTCCCAACTTCCAGAGCTCGTGCAGCCCGGTGAGTCCATTGGACCTCTTAATGAAGAAGCGGCCTCCCACCTTGGCCTCGCCCCTGATCTTCCTGTGATTGCTGCAGCCTCAGATAAAGCTTGTGAGGTTGTTGGTAGTGGCGCAATCGACCCAACAGTTGCCTGTATCAGCTACGGCACTCGAGCCACGATCAATATTCACTCTAAAACCTATTTTGAAATTGAACGCCCACTCCCTGCATACCCTGCAGGTGTTCCTGATATGTTCACCCCTGAAGCCTCGGTCATATTAGGGTATTGGATGGTCAATTGGTTTAAGAATGAATTCGGACATCCTGAAATTCTGCGATCTCAGGAGATGGACACACCAACAGAAGCATTCTTTGATGAACTCTTGGAAAAAACGCCGCCTGGATCCAACGGTCTTGTTCTCTACCCAAAATGGGGAAAAGACAATGGACAAAACAAGAACAACAAGGGCGCAATTATTGGATTTGGAGAATATCATACACGGGGGCATTTTTACCGTTCAATTATTGAAGGGATAGCCTACGAACTAAAGTATGGCCTAAGGAAAATCGAACGGAAAAGCCGCATGCCAGTGAAAACACTACGTGTGTCAGGAGGTGGATCTCAATCAGATGCGATCATGCAGATCACTGCTGACATATTTGGAGTTACAACAGAACGCCCACACACGTTTGAAACTGCAGGCTTAGGAGCTGCAATTTCTGCCAGTGTCGGTATTGGTGTACACAATGACTTTCCATCTGCTATGGAATGTATGACCCGACAAACTGACATTTTCACCCCGGACCCTGAGACTAAGGAACTCTATAAACAGCTTTATAACGACGTTTTTCGCAAAATACCCGGTAGGCTCGCCCCGCTAAACTCGGCCTTGCAAAGTATTTTACCCTATTAG
- a CDS encoding glycerol-3-phosphate dehydrogenase/oxidase produces the protein MTLLETSASRTSILHQIAAVPQWDLIVIGGGITGAGVALEASRNGLQTLLIEQRDFSWGTSSRSSKMIHGGLRYLSQGEIKLTRESVRERQRLLAEAPGLIEPLNYLFTFRKKSYPPRFLMGTLINIYGLMAGGRNHKYLKAKATKKFLPQLSDNNLLGSIQYSDALTDDCRLTLRTLEEARAHGAVTINYMEAEDLICSGGKVIGVEARNSIGGKIISLHSKVTVNATGAWADNLRTQTGQKAQLRPLRGSHLVVPSWRLNVHQTFAYLHPQDKRGVFVYPWEGKTVIGTTDLDHKSDLNTEATITKEEIKYLLEGVNHHFPSSCLTESDILTTWSGVRPIVAREGQDPKKIKPSQARRDHCVWEDQGLVTVTGGKLTTFRAIAQDVLSCAAPLLGITPASLNAAPLFQNIGPVTSKEVKKLSIRFGPQTLRRLKGFYGLHLKSLLSSATDDDLSFIPGTKRLWCELQWEACHGMIVHLDDLLLRRMRIGFILPNGGQLHAGKFEKICRQSLGWTKERWTYEWDRYINICRTSYSLPQ, from the coding sequence GTGACCCTCCTTGAAACATCTGCTTCAAGAACAAGTATTTTGCATCAAATAGCTGCAGTTCCTCAATGGGATCTCATCGTAATTGGCGGTGGGATTACAGGAGCTGGCGTCGCGCTTGAGGCTTCACGTAATGGCCTGCAGACACTATTGATCGAGCAGCGAGACTTTAGCTGGGGCACCTCCAGTCGCTCCTCAAAAATGATACATGGCGGGCTACGCTATCTCAGTCAAGGGGAGATCAAACTCACCCGGGAGTCTGTCAGGGAACGACAACGCCTTCTGGCAGAAGCCCCCGGCCTGATTGAACCACTCAACTACCTTTTCACTTTTCGAAAAAAATCCTACCCGCCACGCTTTCTTATGGGGACTTTGATTAATATCTACGGCCTGATGGCAGGCGGGCGAAACCACAAGTATCTAAAGGCTAAGGCTACAAAGAAATTCCTGCCTCAACTGTCCGATAATAATCTTCTTGGCTCAATACAATATTCAGACGCTTTGACCGATGACTGCCGCCTAACCCTTCGAACGCTAGAAGAAGCCCGTGCACATGGCGCTGTTACGATTAACTATATGGAAGCTGAGGATCTTATATGCTCTGGAGGAAAGGTTATTGGTGTTGAGGCGCGGAATTCCATAGGTGGTAAAATCATTTCACTCCACTCAAAAGTAACAGTTAATGCAACAGGTGCATGGGCAGATAACTTGCGCACCCAAACAGGGCAGAAAGCGCAACTACGTCCATTAAGGGGTAGCCATCTTGTTGTTCCCTCTTGGCGTTTAAACGTGCATCAGACATTCGCCTATTTGCACCCTCAAGACAAGCGTGGTGTATTTGTCTATCCGTGGGAGGGCAAAACCGTAATTGGAACAACAGATCTGGATCATAAATCCGATTTAAACACCGAAGCGACAATCACAAAGGAAGAAATCAAATACCTTCTGGAAGGTGTAAATCACCACTTCCCTTCATCATGTTTGACTGAAAGCGACATATTAACCACTTGGTCAGGCGTGCGCCCAATTGTAGCGCGAGAAGGACAAGATCCAAAGAAGATAAAACCGTCCCAAGCCCGGCGAGATCACTGTGTATGGGAAGATCAGGGTCTAGTGACAGTTACAGGTGGCAAGCTGACGACCTTTCGCGCTATTGCGCAAGACGTACTTTCCTGCGCAGCCCCCTTACTTGGCATCACACCTGCGAGTCTCAATGCGGCTCCTCTTTTCCAAAACATTGGACCCGTTACTTCGAAAGAAGTCAAAAAGCTCAGCATCCGATTTGGGCCGCAAACACTTCGTCGTTTGAAGGGGTTCTATGGCCTGCACCTTAAGAGCCTCCTCAGTTCCGCCACTGATGATGATCTATCGTTCATTCCTGGTACAAAGCGCTTATGGTGCGAACTACAGTGGGAAGCTTGCCACGGTATGATCGTACACTTGGATGATCTCCTGCTTCGCCGCATGAGAATCGGGTTCATTCTTCCAAATGGAGGGCAGTTACATGCAGGCAAGTTTGAAAAAATATGCAGGCAATCTTTGGGGTGGACTAAAGAGCGGTGGACCTATGAGTGGGACCGGTATATCAACATCTGTCGAACCTCTTACTCACTACCCCAATAA
- a CDS encoding FAD-binding oxidoreductase, translated as MRRWNSWGDSSINVELPESAKEFLTERLGSSQPLADAGLEEVLSKVPQSRLPLHPLIDSSAEVRLHYGSGQSFPNWLEMRSGQFPHVTDGVAFPESSEQVAELLQWAKTNDVIVVPYGGGTSVVGHLDIGRQSKPVLTIAMTRMNLLIDFDEESLIATFGAGANGPEVEAQLGALGYTLGHFPQSFELSTLGGWVVTRSSGQQSLRYGRIEKMFVGGRMETLDGPLSLIPFPASSAGPDFKELVLGSEGRIGILTEVKVQVQPLPEHEKFITYFLPDWATALSAVKTLAQRNVPLSMLRLSNPTETDTSLRLAVEENKLSKLNFLFRLKGLGDQKTMLTVGYTGAADQIRYAQRQVTSILSMFKAKRVLSKLFGNKWEEGRFKGPYLREPLWKAGYAVDTFETALNWSNLGGYCEEVDQKISEALSYIGVRVLSFSHLSHVYPQGSSVYTTYVFPCAPTYEETLDRWKVIKELASKTVVEHIGTISHQHGVGRDHAPYLEDEKGSRALNALDAILEHFDDGQRLNPGSLTPSLNKTCETA; from the coding sequence ATGCGACGTTGGAATAGCTGGGGTGATAGCAGCATAAATGTGGAATTACCCGAAAGCGCAAAGGAATTTTTAACAGAACGTCTAGGTTCATCACAGCCTTTAGCCGATGCAGGTCTTGAAGAAGTTCTGTCGAAGGTTCCCCAAAGCAGGTTACCCCTTCATCCGTTGATTGACAGCAGTGCGGAGGTGCGGCTGCACTATGGGTCCGGCCAGAGTTTTCCTAATTGGCTGGAGATGAGAAGCGGGCAGTTCCCCCATGTAACAGACGGTGTTGCTTTTCCAGAATCTAGTGAGCAAGTCGCTGAGCTTTTGCAATGGGCAAAAACCAATGATGTAATCGTGGTCCCTTATGGTGGCGGTACATCAGTTGTTGGCCATTTGGATATCGGACGACAAAGCAAACCGGTTTTAACCATTGCAATGACGCGAATGAACCTGCTGATTGATTTTGATGAAGAAAGTCTTATTGCCACATTCGGCGCGGGGGCTAACGGTCCGGAAGTAGAGGCCCAACTTGGGGCTCTTGGCTATACGCTCGGCCACTTCCCGCAGTCTTTCGAATTATCGACCTTAGGAGGATGGGTGGTAACCCGTTCCAGCGGCCAGCAGTCTTTACGCTACGGCCGTATAGAGAAAATGTTTGTTGGTGGACGCATGGAGACACTGGACGGTCCCTTGTCTCTTATCCCCTTCCCCGCGTCCTCTGCTGGTCCCGACTTCAAAGAGCTAGTGTTGGGATCTGAAGGTCGCATTGGCATCTTGACCGAGGTAAAAGTTCAAGTTCAACCCTTGCCGGAACACGAGAAATTCATCACCTATTTCCTACCGGATTGGGCAACAGCACTTTCAGCGGTCAAAACCCTTGCCCAGCGGAATGTCCCCTTATCTATGCTGCGGCTTAGCAATCCAACTGAAACAGACACTAGTCTGCGCCTAGCCGTTGAAGAGAATAAACTTTCTAAACTTAATTTCCTTTTCAGACTAAAAGGGCTTGGTGACCAGAAGACCATGCTCACAGTGGGATATACGGGTGCAGCTGATCAAATCCGGTACGCCCAGCGTCAAGTCACTTCTATTTTGAGCATGTTCAAAGCAAAGCGTGTCTTAAGCAAACTTTTCGGAAATAAGTGGGAAGAAGGGCGTTTTAAAGGTCCTTACCTGAGAGAACCTCTCTGGAAGGCAGGATACGCGGTTGACACTTTTGAGACTGCACTAAACTGGTCTAATCTTGGCGGATACTGCGAGGAGGTGGACCAAAAGATCAGCGAGGCCCTGTCGTACATCGGGGTTCGCGTTCTATCATTCTCTCACCTTTCCCATGTCTATCCTCAAGGGTCGAGTGTTTACACCACCTACGTGTTCCCGTGCGCGCCCACCTATGAAGAAACTTTGGATCGCTGGAAAGTAATCAAGGAACTCGCATCCAAAACAGTCGTAGAGCACATTGGGACGATTAGCCATCAACACGGAGTGGGGAGGGATCACGCGCCATATCTGGAAGATGAAAAAGGATCGCGCGCCCTTAACGCTCTGGATGCAATCCTAGAGCATTTTGACGATGGGCAGAGGCTCAACCCCGGTAGCCTTACTCCCTCCCTCAATAAGACATGTGAGACCGCATAA
- a CDS encoding TonB-dependent receptor, which produces MSSIKQRRLTPLALAMLGSVAPVFTLQALAQEAQTEEQDTFAVVVTASRAEESVSSIPGTVQVISAEQLKQGVAASGDVASYLSKIVPGLDLDNQTLSGAGQNFRGRSAQILVNGTPRTTALRRMSRALSLIDPGSIERIEIVNGASAVYGDGGTGGVINIITKAAEKEGLSGSVSSTISTSGRDLEDSLTIVKSVEASYRQGGVNAQFNGQFKDTGDMYDGEGRRISEDPLTGQGGGSQVRQYNISGQVEYEGDRADISLYANFVKMNQDIDYNSDYSSSPVSIDYDSPYQGEDPEEDSKNISAKLNVYEVGFLGDLQLEAYYNDAEKTSAYTPYGEYNPYKYKLNNTSIDDSYAQKTIEAMQIGSRVTLAKDIDWFVEGAHVTYGLDYSFNDIKQVLQDGQDIISPMKQHSYAAFGQLSVPVGNRFEFKAGVRHERFYLDVKDYTRPAGLYYEDDEDYELFYPLNSESDVYDWPNWYVAEAYVKGGKKQYKATVFNIGGVLHATDELDFFAGFSQGYSVPDVGSFTRNAVDQQSILYGADVNNGTPQTFDFSSIAPEAMLVNNYEIGTRFNDGKYAFSASGYVSTSDEGITVDAKTFEMQQQKEYIWGVEVNATAAINHQWNIGAVLAYNEGRYDSDGDGEIDADLPNSRIGSPYTATIYSDYRWDNGVSVHGEAVYGSSRSAHDGTENDSDYKLDHTFTVNASLAYDSDFGQFQIGAENLFDAEYMNTSATSVRNRKVLIEGQRFFLKYTKSF; this is translated from the coding sequence ATGTCTTCGATTAAACAACGGAGGTTGACACCTCTTGCGCTGGCCATGCTGGGATCAGTTGCTCCCGTGTTCACACTTCAAGCATTGGCGCAGGAAGCGCAAACGGAAGAACAGGATACTTTCGCCGTTGTTGTCACAGCAAGCCGCGCTGAAGAAAGTGTTTCCTCCATACCCGGCACTGTACAGGTGATTAGCGCGGAACAACTGAAGCAGGGCGTTGCTGCCTCTGGTGATGTTGCAAGCTACCTTTCCAAAATAGTTCCGGGTCTGGACTTGGACAATCAGACACTTTCTGGTGCAGGACAAAATTTCCGTGGCCGTTCAGCGCAAATACTTGTAAATGGTACACCTCGGACCACGGCACTGCGTCGCATGAGCCGTGCGCTTAGCCTGATTGATCCAGGTAGTATTGAGCGCATTGAAATTGTGAATGGAGCAAGTGCTGTTTATGGCGATGGCGGTACAGGTGGTGTAATCAATATCATTACCAAAGCTGCTGAGAAAGAAGGTTTGAGTGGGAGCGTTTCCTCTACCATATCAACATCTGGGCGCGATCTTGAAGATAGTTTGACTATTGTTAAGTCTGTCGAAGCATCTTACAGGCAAGGCGGCGTCAATGCCCAGTTTAATGGTCAGTTTAAAGATACAGGCGACATGTATGATGGTGAAGGGCGCCGAATTTCAGAGGATCCTCTTACTGGGCAAGGCGGTGGCTCACAAGTAAGGCAATACAATATTTCTGGGCAGGTCGAATATGAAGGCGATCGCGCAGACATCAGCCTATACGCCAACTTTGTGAAGATGAATCAAGATATTGATTACAACAGCGATTATAGTAGTTCTCCGGTATCGATTGACTATGACAGTCCATATCAGGGTGAAGACCCTGAAGAGGACAGTAAAAACATCAGTGCAAAGCTGAATGTATACGAAGTTGGTTTTCTCGGGGATTTACAGCTGGAAGCCTATTATAATGATGCAGAAAAAACATCGGCTTATACTCCATATGGTGAGTATAACCCTTATAAGTATAAGTTAAACAACACATCTATAGACGATAGTTATGCGCAAAAAACTATTGAAGCCATGCAGATTGGGAGTAGGGTCACTTTAGCTAAAGATATTGACTGGTTCGTAGAGGGAGCTCACGTCACATATGGTCTTGATTATAGTTTCAATGATATTAAGCAAGTTCTGCAGGACGGTCAGGATATAATTTCACCCATGAAGCAGCATTCCTACGCTGCGTTTGGGCAGCTCTCTGTACCTGTTGGTAACAGGTTTGAGTTCAAGGCGGGGGTGCGCCACGAGCGCTTCTATCTTGATGTAAAAGACTATACGCGCCCAGCTGGTTTGTACTATGAAGATGATGAGGATTACGAACTTTTCTACCCGCTAAATTCTGAAAGTGATGTATATGATTGGCCGAATTGGTATGTTGCAGAAGCGTATGTAAAAGGCGGTAAAAAGCAGTATAAAGCCACTGTTTTCAATATCGGTGGTGTTTTACATGCGACAGATGAATTAGACTTTTTTGCTGGATTTTCTCAGGGATACTCTGTTCCAGATGTTGGTTCATTTACGAGAAATGCAGTAGATCAGCAAAGTATTTTATATGGGGCTGATGTAAATAATGGTACTCCTCAAACGTTTGACTTTTCCTCCATCGCTCCTGAAGCGATGCTTGTAAATAACTATGAAATTGGAACACGCTTTAACGACGGAAAATATGCGTTCTCTGCTTCTGGTTATGTTTCTACGTCAGATGAAGGTATTACTGTTGATGCCAAGACATTTGAGATGCAACAACAGAAGGAATATATCTGGGGAGTGGAAGTGAATGCAACGGCGGCTATAAATCACCAATGGAACATTGGCGCAGTTTTGGCCTATAATGAAGGCCGTTATGACAGTGATGGAGACGGAGAAATTGATGCTGATCTTCCAAATAGTCGTATCGGATCGCCATATACTGCGACCATCTACAGTGATTACCGTTGGGACAATGGTGTAAGCGTACATGGTGAAGCTGTATACGGTTCTAGCCGAAGCGCACATGACGGAACTGAAAATGATAGTGACTACAAGCTGGATCACACGTTCACAGTAAATGCCAGCCTTGCTTATGATTCAGACTTCGGTCAATTCCAGATTGGTGCAGAGAACTTGTTCGATGCCGAATATATGAATACTTCTGCAACGTCTGTTCGGAACCGTAAAGTTTTGATCGAAGGTCAGCGTTTCTTCCTGAAGTACACTAAATCCTTCTAA
- a CDS encoding MFS transporter, whose product MFGLAKFSRNRRGLLAKGEDPALAYSTILVLTGLYIAQAIPIYLVAAALPAIFREQGISLVAIGSLAILMLPWVLKFLWAPIVDRYYFKSIGKRRSWIIPAQLISVVIVLILAGLDPAQDQKLLFPLLMMLALSSATQDIATDGYAVEHLPDVWQPLGNAIQGGSVAAGVLLGGSLSLFMHDMFGWSVALGSAATLSFLALLPILFTKEATGLRKDASFECAFSAKPSIFTFFSSRNSLIILCFAMLFRLPEGLIKGVEQAFLVDFGFSLSQIGVVSGGSAACVGLGGSAAAVVVIKKFGLRTFLWTVGGLRTLCFAGYAAVALVAYEGFAVLVALSAANTFIRYMEIVGLYSAFMRSSSLRQAGTDFTILSCANLLVYMLGSISAGAIGQYLGYGPLFSLATTLSLLGIAVSMAFFDRAYKPSEPSDTSAKPTLTTSTLSTK is encoded by the coding sequence ATGTTTGGTTTGGCGAAGTTTTCTCGTAATCGGCGGGGGTTGCTTGCAAAGGGTGAGGATCCTGCACTTGCGTATTCAACTATCCTCGTCCTGACTGGGTTATATATTGCTCAGGCAATTCCGATATATCTCGTTGCGGCGGCGCTACCGGCTATCTTCAGGGAACAGGGAATCAGTCTGGTTGCCATCGGTTCCCTTGCCATCCTCATGCTTCCATGGGTACTCAAATTTCTTTGGGCACCTATCGTTGATCGCTACTATTTCAAGAGCATTGGCAAACGTCGCAGCTGGATTATTCCAGCCCAGTTGATTTCTGTGGTGATTGTTCTGATTTTGGCGGGGTTGGATCCGGCGCAAGATCAAAAACTCCTCTTTCCGCTATTAATGATGCTGGCCCTTTCCAGCGCGACGCAGGATATCGCGACAGACGGTTATGCTGTAGAGCATCTGCCGGATGTTTGGCAGCCTTTGGGTAATGCTATTCAAGGGGGAAGCGTGGCAGCAGGCGTGCTGTTGGGTGGGTCTCTTTCTCTGTTTATGCATGACATGTTTGGGTGGAGCGTGGCACTAGGGTCCGCTGCCACTCTTTCATTTCTGGCACTACTGCCCATTCTTTTTACCAAGGAAGCTACAGGACTGCGTAAGGATGCTAGCTTCGAGTGTGCGTTCTCAGCTAAACCCTCCATCTTCACATTCTTTTCCAGCCGCAACTCTCTGATTATCCTTTGCTTTGCCATGCTATTCCGCCTGCCTGAAGGGTTAATTAAAGGCGTAGAGCAGGCGTTTTTGGTGGATTTTGGGTTTTCCCTTTCTCAAATCGGAGTTGTGAGCGGAGGATCGGCTGCATGCGTGGGGCTGGGTGGTTCCGCAGCGGCTGTGGTCGTCATCAAGAAGTTTGGCCTACGCACGTTCCTTTGGACAGTTGGCGGGTTGAGAACCCTTTGCTTTGCGGGCTACGCCGCTGTGGCGCTTGTCGCCTATGAGGGCTTTGCTGTTCTTGTGGCCTTGTCTGCTGCAAATACGTTCATCCGCTATATGGAAATCGTTGGCCTTTACAGCGCTTTCATGCGTTCCAGCTCTTTGCGTCAAGCTGGAACGGACTTCACAATTTTAAGTTGCGCAAATCTGCTGGTTTATATGCTGGGTAGCATTAGTGCGGGGGCTATTGGGCAGTACTTGGGCTACGGCCCGCTGTTCAGCCTTGCAACCACTCTTTCTCTTCTTGGTATTGCCGTGTCCATGGCTTTTTTCGATCGGGCCTATAAGCCTTCAGAGCCGAGCGATACCTCCGCAAAACCGACTTTAACAACCTCAACTCTCTCGACAAAATAG
- a CDS encoding LysR family transcriptional regulator ArgP, translating to MDYAGLRALAAVLEEGTFERAAERLGLTPSAISHRIRALESQFSTQLIVRSTPCSATQMGDQLIRHFERVQLLEKELQSKLNLSDPRAGQRARIRVVVNADSLSTWFMEVIGLYFQQTGNLLDIIVEDQDYAQDLLAQSKSDAVVSALNTSQLDKSVQALGILRYRATATPRFMDTVFSDGVTTDSLLNAPLINFNRKDGLQARWIEQAVGRKIAPPTHYIPSSSAFVETCLYGVGWAMNPEHLVSDYLEKGQLVELIPDLTVDVPLCWQISPLASEVLKELTDCVVQVAGKKLLPAAT from the coding sequence ATGGACTATGCAGGATTGCGGGCGCTGGCTGCTGTTTTGGAAGAAGGGACATTTGAGCGTGCTGCAGAGCGTCTCGGCCTCACTCCCTCCGCCATTTCCCACCGAATTCGGGCGCTGGAAAGCCAGTTCAGCACCCAGCTTATAGTGCGCTCCACCCCTTGCTCTGCGACGCAAATGGGAGACCAGCTGATTCGACATTTCGAGCGCGTTCAGCTCTTGGAAAAAGAACTGCAAAGCAAACTAAACCTTTCAGATCCCCGTGCAGGCCAACGCGCCAGAATTCGCGTTGTGGTCAATGCGGATAGTTTGAGTACATGGTTTATGGAAGTCATTGGCCTTTACTTTCAACAGACCGGAAACCTGCTGGACATCATTGTAGAGGATCAAGATTACGCGCAGGACCTTCTGGCTCAAAGCAAAAGTGACGCTGTTGTCTCAGCCCTAAACACAAGTCAACTGGATAAGAGTGTTCAGGCCCTTGGTATCTTGAGGTATCGCGCGACAGCAACCCCTCGCTTTATGGACACGGTTTTTAGTGATGGTGTCACAACAGACTCCCTGCTCAATGCCCCATTAATAAACTTCAACAGGAAAGATGGCCTGCAAGCACGCTGGATTGAGCAAGCCGTAGGAAGAAAGATCGCGCCCCCAACGCACTATATCCCCTCCTCCTCAGCCTTTGTGGAGACATGTCTTTATGGCGTGGGCTGGGCGATGAACCCCGAGCACCTCGTATCAGACTATCTTGAAAAGGGGCAACTTGTGGAGTTGATACCGGACCTTACTGTGGATGTGCCATTATGCTGGCAGATCAGCCCACTGGCAAGCGAGGTATTAAAGGAATTAACCGACTGTGTCGTGCAAGTTGCGGGCAAGAAACTCCTTCCCGCCGCAACCTAG
- a CDS encoding ferredoxin--NADP reductase: protein MNVAMKGEEVAQAIPANVFAEKVTKVEHYTDRLFRFRITRPSSFRFRSGEFVMIGLMINGKPLFRAYSIASPSWDEELEFFSIKVPDGPLTQHLQKIEVGDTILMKKKPTGTLVNDALVPGKRLYMFSTGTGIAPFASLIRDPETYEKFEEVILTHTCREVAELKYGQDLCEEISNDPLIGELAAGKLKLYNSVTREDYPFQGRITDLIENGKLFTDLGVPPLDPAIDRGMICGSMEMIRDTKALLEKNDLNEGANNKPAEFVVERAFVG, encoded by the coding sequence ATGAATGTTGCCATGAAAGGTGAGGAAGTGGCTCAGGCCATCCCAGCAAATGTTTTCGCTGAAAAAGTGACCAAGGTGGAGCACTATACGGACCGTTTGTTCCGCTTCCGTATAACACGCCCTTCCAGCTTCCGGTTCCGCTCGGGCGAGTTTGTGATGATCGGCTTGATGATCAATGGAAAGCCGCTCTTTCGGGCTTACTCCATTGCCAGCCCTTCATGGGATGAGGAGCTGGAGTTTTTCTCTATCAAGGTTCCAGATGGCCCGCTGACACAGCACCTGCAAAAGATTGAGGTTGGCGATACTATTCTTATGAAGAAGAAGCCAACAGGCACTTTGGTGAACGATGCGCTGGTGCCCGGTAAGCGCCTTTACATGTTCTCAACCGGAACCGGCATTGCGCCATTTGCTAGCCTCATCCGTGACCCTGAAACCTATGAAAAGTTTGAGGAAGTTATTCTCACCCATACGTGCCGTGAAGTTGCAGAGCTGAAATATGGTCAAGATCTTTGCGAGGAGATCTCTAATGATCCTTTGATCGGCGAACTGGCTGCAGGCAAGCTGAAGCTTTATAACTCCGTGACACGGGAAGACTATCCGTTCCAAGGCCGTATTACCGACCTTATTGAAAACGGCAAGCTTTTCACGGACCTTGGTGTTCCCCCCCTGGATCCGGCCATTGACCGCGGTATGATTTGCGGTTCCATGGAAATGATCCGAGACACGAAAGCTTTACTTGAAAAGAATGACTTGAATGAAGGCGCCAACAACAAACCTGCTGAGTTTGTGGTTGAGCGTGCCTTTGTGGGCTAA